One Deltaproteobacteria bacterium genomic window, TGCCGGGAAAGAGAATGATTTGATCGAAAATGTGCAAAAATACGTCTTGGATTCCGTATTCTGATAAAAAACATTGCAAACTCCTTTCGATGGTGCTAAGGGATAAGACCAAAGAACTAGTTAAGCTGGGACTTATTCTTGATTATCAGTTTGGAATTGAAGACTATTGTCGTGCATTTGGGGACCACGGCCATCTCGAAATCGGTGTGAGTTGGTGTGGTTTTTTTATTTTTAAGAGGAATGTTTTAAAGAAAGGGGGACAAGAGTCTTGGCAGAAGGAAAGGTAAAATGGTTCAATGAGAAGAAGGGGTTCGGTTTTATCGAGAGCGATGAGGGGGGAGATGTGTTCGTCCACTAC contains:
- a CDS encoding cold-shock protein, translating into MAEGKVKWFNEKKGFGFIESDEGGDVFVHY